A region of the Thalassoroseus pseudoceratinae genome:
GTCGATTCCGCAACATGGCGACCGGATCGTTTTGCTGCACGACGACCAGATCGAGACCGCCATCGTTGTCGAGATCACCGACAGCCGTCCCGCGGATCGAATGCGGTACGCTGAAAAATGGGCCACCTTTCTCGGTGATTTCGGCGAACTGCTGACCCTGTTGATTCTCAAAAAGTTGAGCCGGCTGGTAATAGGGACTATCGAAACGCTCGTAAACGACGTGCCCATTGCCAATGAAAATGTCTTGCCAACCATCGCTGTTTAAGTCGGCTAACGCGGTTCCAAATCCGACCCACCGGCGTGACGTCCCACGGAGACCAATAACATTGGTCACATTCACGTAACTGATTCCCGGAACCTTTTGCAGCAGCGAATTGTCCTGGAAGGCATAATTCGTGTACCAAAGGTCGGCCAAACCGTCGCCATTGAAGTCGCCGACATCGACTCCCATTGACCCTTCGCGTTCGCCGCTATCGGAATAGGCAACTCCTGCGATTTCACCCACGGAACGGAAGGGCAATTCTGGCCCGCCGAGGTAGAGTTGATTTTCCTCGACGTCGTTGACGACGAACAAATCAATCCAGCCGTCATCATCGACGTCAGCACAGACGATTCCCAGGCCGCGATTACGGTCGACAAGCCCAGCCTGTGTACTGATATCTTCGAAAGTTCCATCACCCCGGTTACGCCAAAGGACGTCACGACTTCCCGGAAACTTGGTGGGCCCGCAGACGTCACGCATACCCTGATCGTTCTTGCACTCACGGGTATGATCCGGTTTCCAATCTGCGTAGGTGACGAGATACAGATCTAAATCGCCGTCACGGTCGACATCAGCGAATGCCCCCGTTACTCCCCAGCCGTCGAACTGCAATTTCGATTTGGTGGTGACATCCTCGAACCCTGATCCGGCGTTATTACGGAACAGGCGACAGCCTTGGAAACCGCAGACGAACAGATCGTCCCAGCCGTCGGCGTCAACATCCCCAACGGTACAACCGTGAGAATAAAATGCCGCTTCTGCTAGCCCCATCTGCTCGGTGATGTCAACGAAATTCCAGTCGCCATCGTTGCGGAACAAGGCCGACCGGTGACCACGCGCCTGAATGGGAATTTCTTCGAAATATCCCCCGCCGGTCACGAAGACGTCCAGATCGCCGTCGCGATCGAAGTCGAACAGAGCGACTCCACCACCAACCGATTCCAGCAACTGGTAGTAACCGGCTTCGCTTCCGTCTTGATAGGCGAAGTCGAAACCGGTTGGCTCGACAAGTTCTAACCAATCCGTCGGCTGAGCCGGTGACATTTCCGTAGCACGCGATTGTTGGTGCGGCAACTTTGCGAAGCGAGTTTCTTTCGGCGAGGCCGCCGCTTCATTACGGTTGTCGAGTTTCTGCTCGCTGGTTTCAACGGGGGACGATTCACGACTGCATGACGAACACAACAATGCCGCCAAAATGACGGCACCGCAACGAATCGTGTGTGAGGGGATCATTCGAAATCTCGCCGCCCTCAAGCAACCATTCCAATGATTGAACCTCACGGTTTCTCCACAGTGATCTCAAATTCGTTGCTTCCACTCTCCACTTCTTTCGTGATGTCTGTCGCACCCACTGTTGTGAATTTTTCCGCGACCAAGAAGTCTGTTTTGGCACTGTCTTCGTTCTCACTACCATCTTCCGAGTGGGCACTCAAATCCGCTTGACCGCCCACATCACGGAACCAGACTTTATAGGTTCCAGGGGGCGCGCCGGCTTCATCGTTGCCGATGCCTTCCACGCTGAACGTGCCATCATTGTTAATCCGGGCCTCGGTCTCGTAGGTGCTACTTGTGAAAACAATAGTTCCTTGAGTTAAAGGGGTGCCGTCCGAAAACTTCACGGTCCCGCTTAGTGAAGAGTTGTCACTGCCGCCACATCCCATAAGCAGTGAACAGGCAAAGATGGCCAGCGTCGAAGCCATTGAGGTTTTCATTGTCAATCCCGCGTTTAAATCTATTGGTGGACGATAACTAAAAACGGGCCGCCTTTTCGGGGCGGCCCATGTCATGTGACCGGACGTTCATGTTGTGATTAAGCGTTACGGAAGCTCAAAGGTCGTCCCGTCTGAGCGGTGACCAAGCTGGCGACGAATCAGCTCCGGTACGTTGTCGCTGAGTCCACGGACAGAGCCGTCACCGAGCAAGAAGTGACAGACTCCTGGGTGCCAACTTCCGAAACCGACGTCACGGGCGGGGTCGGCACCGTTGCCGTCATCGTTGGCTCCCTTGCCGAACCGGTGACGAATGTTCCGAGCGACTTGGTATTCACGCCAACTACCGGCCGAGAATGCCCATGAACCATCCGTGTGATTCTCGTTACAACACCGGCCAATTTCATCCGCGCTGATATGCTTCTCCCCGACAATGGCCGTATTGGTCAAGCCATCCGTGATATCACGGAATGCGGCACGGACTTTCCAAGTCTCAGCTTTTCGATTGTCGTTGGAGCAATCAGTCGCTTTGGACACGCGAATGGCACCTTTTTGACGGTTTACATGACTGCCGCTGCAGGGGTCGTAGTGTCCCCACCAGCTGTCTTCGGAGTTGGTGTTGTCATCAACTTCTCGGTAGAGGAATACCACCGCGTAATCCCCAAGCGGGCCACGCTGTGAGCCAGTGTCTTTGGTTCCACTGGCGCGTCGTGACGGACAGAAATAATCAGGGATAGAGCCCATGGCTTCTCTCTCGGAAGCGTTGAGACGGTCCCAGTTCGTTTCCATACTGAGCCCGATCGCCGTTTTGTCAGTGCCGGCATTCGCACCGTTGATAAACGCATCTTGCGCGTTTTGTTGTTCCAGGTAAGGCAGGATCATGACCCAAAACGAGGCGCGTGTGGACGCCAGGGTCAGCGGTGGAAGACCGCCATTGACATCGTGGAAGTTGTGGACAGCCAAGCCAATTTGTTTCAGGTGGTTCTTACATTCTGTTCGACGTGCAGCCTCACGCGCTTGCTGAACTGCCGGAAGCAGTAGAGCAATAAGAATCGCAATAATCGCGATCACCACTAGCAGTTCGATGAGCGTGAACGCACCGCGTTGGTACTTTCGAGGCACAATAGAGTTCCTTAAAACGAGGAAAAGAAGGGTTTCGAGAAGTGAAATTCTGATTTGTGTTGCGGGAAAGAATATTCCGCTTTTCGATAGAATTGGCACCCATGATGCCAGAGATGACCGTAAAGTCAACCGGTTTTGTTTAATCTTCGGGAAATATTTGTGAATTACTTCACCGAAATCCGTAGTCTTGCTGACTGTACTTTTGCGTTGTTGCGAACTCGACTGCCCCAACGATCTATCTTGAGCGGAGCTCACGAGTTTCTAGGTTTTCACTAAGCTTTGTAGCCGCAGTATCAATCGCGACCACCTGGAAACATCGTTTTCATCCGAGATTCCCTCATAAACCGTGGGGGTTGGCGACCTGGCCTTGGTCAGTTCGGATCGCTGCTGACTTTTTCCATGTTGGCATACGGGCGTTTCGCGATTTCCGTAGAATCTTCCGTGACTTCGATGATGTGGTTTACAGGCAGATCTTGAAATCGTTGAGTTTCGCCGGTGGTTGGCCAGAAGATTTCGAGTTGGTCAATCTTCTTCGCGTTGCCGACCCCAAGATGCTGTCGCAGGGGGTTCGCGCCGAAACTTCCACCGCTCCCAACCCAGGCATAGACGGTCCTTGCGTCACTTGTCTCGGTTTCTCGAAAAGTCGCTCGGATTCTCGCACCGATCCCCGACCGATTCGACCGACGACCGATCACACGCACAGATAAAGAGTTATGGCCGAATCCCGGGTTCTGAAATAACACGTTTTGAAAGGCATCGACGGGATAGGCTCCCCCCATTTCCAGCAAGAGGTCTTGATCGCCGTCTTCATCGAAGTCGGCAAACGAAACACCGTGGCCTTTTTGCAGATGTCCGACGCGGGCGGCCGACGTGACATCGGAGAAGCGATTCCCGTTTCGATTGTGGAACAGGCGATTCGGCATAAGTCCGCGAATGTTGGTGTATCCGGTTCCAAGGTAGAAATCCGGGAAACCGTCGTTGTCGAGGTCACCGAAGTTGGCACCCATCGGTTGAGTCACGCTTGTCAGCCCGACTTCACTGGCAATATCGGTTAGCTTTCCGCCGTCATTTCGGTAGAGGGCATCTGGTTCCGATTCGTGTTCTATCCCCAGGTAATCAGCCGCAACATGTTTGATACCAACGAGGTAACTCGACACGAAGAGATCCAGTCGACCGTCTTGGTTGTAGTCCCAGAACCACGCGGGAAAGCTGTGGATGGGCCCCGTGACACCCATTTCGAGTGCCACATCTTTGAACGTGCCATCCCGTTGATTCCGATACAGACGATTCTCTTCTCCCAGATTAGAGACATACAGATCGGGGAACCGGTCTGAGTCGAAGTCGCCCCAAACAACGGCCTTCGCATACCGATTGTTCTCGACACCTGCCGCCGCAGCGATGTTACGGAACGTCCCATCCCCTTGGTTTTCAAATAGTTGCGACGCAGCGGTTTCGTTGCCGATGTACAAATCGAGATCGCCATCGTTATCGAAATCGGCCCATGCCCCGGTTTGGGTGGCGAAGTGCTGATCTCCGAAACCAACTTCAAATGAGACATCGCGGAAATTGCCGTCACCGTCGTTTTGCAGGAGCGAATTCGGATATTGCCCAGCATCACCCAACCACGCTCCTCGCAATACCAAGACGTCGACATCACCGTCGTTGTCATAGTCTGCTTGCACGAGATTGAGTCCACCAAACAGCCCTTTGAGCCCGGATTGTTCAGTCGTGTCCTCGAAACCTCCGTTTCCATCGTTGCGGAACAATCGAAGTTGCCCCGACGGTGCCCAATCCGACACCATCCAGTCCAGGTCGCCGTCGCCGTCGAGATCGTCAACCAGCGAGCCGCCACAGCAACCCAGCGTATCGACCTTCAATTCCTTGGCGATATTCTGAAAAACGGGGAAATCCTCATCGGATTCGAATCGTTCAGCTGGAATCAAATAAGCGGTCGGAACTCCATCCGGATGTTCACCGAGCGTCATCGCTGCGACATTCAAGAGCCACTTCGCTGTGAGACTGTCTGGTTGGCGATCAAGTAGCTCAA
Encoded here:
- a CDS encoding CRTAC1 family protein, which translates into the protein MIPSHTIRCGAVILAALLCSSCSRESSPVETSEQKLDNRNEAAASPKETRFAKLPHQQSRATEMSPAQPTDWLELVEPTGFDFAYQDGSEAGYYQLLESVGGGVALFDFDRDGDLDVFVTGGGYFEEIPIQARGHRSALFRNDGDWNFVDITEQMGLAEAAFYSHGCTVGDVDADGWDDLFVCGFQGCRLFRNNAGSGFEDVTTKSKLQFDGWGVTGAFADVDRDGDLDLYLVTYADWKPDHTRECKNDQGMRDVCGPTKFPGSRDVLWRNRGDGTFEDISTQAGLVDRNRGLGIVCADVDDDGWIDLFVVNDVEENQLYLGGPELPFRSVGEIAGVAYSDSGEREGSMGVDVGDFNGDGLADLWYTNYAFQDNSLLQKVPGISYVNVTNVIGLRGTSRRWVGFGTALADLNSDGWQDIFIGNGHVVYERFDSPYYQPAQLFENQQGQQFAEITEKGGPFFSVPHSIRGTAVGDLDNDGGLDLVVVQQNDPVAMLRNRQPAKHWVRVLLQGKESNPNAVGAEVSAPFDGRTLTRWVRGGGGYCSYFDPRILFPQTDPQPVDVTVHWPSGQTEVFRQLEPMRTHKLTEGDGQHVDTSQ
- a CDS encoding carboxypeptidase regulatory-like domain-containing protein, which produces MASTLAIFACSLLMGCGGSDNSSLSGTVKFSDGTPLTQGTIVFTSSTYETEARINNDGTFSVEGIGNDEAGAPPGTYKVWFRDVGGQADLSAHSEDGSENEDSAKTDFLVAEKFTTVGATDITKEVESGSNEFEITVEKP
- a CDS encoding DUF1559 family PulG-like putative transporter, with the protein product MPRKYQRGAFTLIELLVVIAIIAILIALLLPAVQQAREAARRTECKNHLKQIGLAVHNFHDVNGGLPPLTLASTRASFWVMILPYLEQQNAQDAFINGANAGTDKTAIGLSMETNWDRLNASEREAMGSIPDYFCPSRRASGTKDTGSQRGPLGDYAVVFLYREVDDNTNSEDSWWGHYDPCSGSHVNRQKGAIRVSKATDCSNDNRKAETWKVRAAFRDITDGLTNTAIVGEKHISADEIGRCCNENHTDGSWAFSAGSWREYQVARNIRHRFGKGANDDGNGADPARDVGFGSWHPGVCHFLLGDGSVRGLSDNVPELIRRQLGHRSDGTTFELP
- a CDS encoding CRTAC1 family protein, whose amino-acid sequence is MRFQPNALRSVVLVFGCLGVFLHCGCSTGDEDSTATSSSSKDLRPKDSHERMVWELSRIRFESRKSNEYFATQHVDAMRKQLGKSETNQTDLRQFEALWLLAPQELQLGDTEEAVANLEAAKRLLEYVEPKMSEEQIELFYIDLAVAWLRLAETQNCIHCETGESCIFPIRDEGIHRQKDGSEKAKAYLIELLDRQPDSLTAKWLLNVAAMTLGEHPDGVPTAYLIPAERFESDEDFPVFQNIAKELKVDTLGCCGGSLVDDLDGDGDLDWMVSDWAPSGQLRLFRNDGNGGFEDTTEQSGLKGLFGGLNLVQADYDNDGDVDVLVLRGAWLGDAGQYPNSLLQNDGDGNFRDVSFEVGFGDQHFATQTGAWADFDNDGDLDLYIGNETAASQLFENQGDGTFRNIAAAAGVENNRYAKAVVWGDFDSDRFPDLYVSNLGEENRLYRNQRDGTFKDVALEMGVTGPIHSFPAWFWDYNQDGRLDLFVSSYLVGIKHVAADYLGIEHESEPDALYRNDGGKLTDIASEVGLTSVTQPMGANFGDLDNDGFPDFYLGTGYTNIRGLMPNRLFHNRNGNRFSDVTSAARVGHLQKGHGVSFADFDEDGDQDLLLEMGGAYPVDAFQNVLFQNPGFGHNSLSVRVIGRRSNRSGIGARIRATFRETETSDARTVYAWVGSGGSFGANPLRQHLGVGNAKKIDQLEIFWPTTGETQRFQDLPVNHIIEVTEDSTEIAKRPYANMEKVSSDPN